DNA from Hwangdonia lutea:
GAACAAGCAAAAAAAATAATCGGGCAATTTCAAAAGCAAATCGAAGTTATTCGCGCTTATTTTCATACCGAAGAGGAAACGATTTATCAAGAATCCGGTATGTTTAAAATAAAGTCTGATCTATTGTTTGAAGAACCTCAAATTCAAAATATAATTAAAGAAAGCAACGCCAGAATCGTAACGGTAAACAAAGCCTTTTTTGTACTTGAAAAATCTGGAAGACGTCAAGAAATTGAGCTGTTACGGCGCGAATTAAACGCGTTTGGTATTATGCAATTTGTGCGTTCTGGCCGCATTGCTGTTACAAAAGAAGAAATGAAAATAACTGAAATGCTTAAAGCATTCAATAACCAATAATTAACAATAAAATTAAAAATGGGAAATTATTTTAACACCCTTTCATTAAGAGACAAATTAAGCCAATTGGCAAAATGTAGATTTATGGATTCTTCAGAGTTTGAAGATGGTGTAAATGCGTTAAAAGGCAAGAAAATAGTAATTGTAGGCTGTGGTGCTCAAGGCTTAAACCAAGGTTTAAACATGCGGGATTCCGGATTGGATATTTCGTATGCCTTACGCGATGCTGCCATTGCAGAAAAACGTGCCTCCTTTGTAAATGCCTCAGAAAACGGCTTTACAGTGGGTACTTATCAAGAGTTAATTCCAACTGCAGATTTGGTGCTAAACTTAACCCCAGATAAGCAGCATACCAATGTGGTAAACACGGTAATGCCATTAATGAAACAAGGGGCGACATTATCGTATTCTCACGGTTTTAATATTGTTGAAGAAGGCATGGAAATCCGTGAAGACCTTACCGTAATTATGGTGGCACCAAAATGCCCAGGTACCGAGGTGAGAGAAGAATATAAAAGAGGATTTGGCGTACCAACTTTAATTGCGGTACACGAAGAAAACGATCCGGAAGGAAAAGGTTGGGCACAGGCAAAAGCTTACGCCGTGGCAACGGGAGGCGATAGAGCAGGTGTATTGGCATCGTCTTTTATTGCTGAGGTTAAGTCTGATTTAATGGGTGAGCAAACCATTTTATGTGGTTTGTTACAAACCGGTTCAATCCTTTGTTTTGATAAAATGATTGAAAAAGGTATTGATGCTGGTTATGCTTCAAAACTCATCCAATACGGTTGGGAAACCATTACCGAAGGTCTTAAGTATGGTGGTATTACCAATATGATGGACCGACTTTCAAATCCAGCAAAAATTAAGGCTTTTGAATTATCAGAAGAGTTAAAAGATATTATGCGTCCGTTGTTCCAAAAACACATGGACGATATTATTGAAGGTCGTTTCTCTGCAGGTATGATGGCTGATTGGGCTAACGATGATAAAGATTTATTAGGATGGCGAGCTGAAACTGCTGAAACCGCTTTTGAAAAAACACCGGCGAGTGATGTTGAGATTTCAGAGCAAGAATACTATGATAATGGTGTGTTAATGGTGGCTATGGTAAGGGCTGGCGTTGAATTGGCTTTTGAGGCTATGACAGAGTCTGGAATTATCGATGCTTCTGCTTACTACGAGTCGCTGCACGAAACGCCGCTTATAGCAAACACTATTGCAAGAAAGAAATTATATGAAATGAATAGTGTAATATCTGATACTGCAGAGTACGGTTGTTATTTGTTCGATCATGCTTGTAAGCCTTTATTAGCAGATTTTATGAAGAAAATCGATACCGATGTTATTGGCAAAACCTATGCTGCCGATAATGGCGAAGGTGTTGACAATGCCCGATTAATTGAAGTTAATGCGGCTTTAAGAAATCACCCTGTTGAAAAAGTAGGTGAGTTTTTAAGAGCCTCAATGACGGCTATGAAGCCCATAGTTTAATATGAAAATTTATCCCTCAAGATTTCAAAAAACCTTGTAGGTATTTTTAAAACACATTTAATGAATAAGGAGAAAACCACATATTTTCCTAATCTTAGTGATATAAAGCAAGCTGCCGATACCATAAAAAACGTATCGGCAGTTACGCCTTTAAGCCTTAGTTTTAGATATTCCGATACGCACAATGCCCAAGTTTATTTTAAACGCGAAGATTTACAACAAGTCCGATCGTATAAAATTAGAGGAGCTTATAATAAAATAAGTGCTTTGTCTAAAGCGGAAGCCGAAAAAGGTGTGGTATGTGCCAGCGCCGGAAATCATGCTCAGGGCGTTGCGCTATCTTGTAAACTATTAAAAATTAAGGGCACTATTTTTATGCCTGCACCAACGCCAAAACAAAAAGTAGAACAGGTAAAAATGTTTGGTGGTCCCTATGTTTCTATTGTTTTGGAAGGAGATACCTTTGACGATGCAAATCAATTAGCTATTGCCGAATGCGACCAATTGCACAAAACATTTATTCATCCTTTTAATGATAAAAAAGTTATTGAAGGACAGGCCACAATAGCTCTTGAAATTTTAGAACAAGCTACAGCGCCTATCGATTATGTGTTTATAGCCGTTGGCGGCGGCGGATTAGCTGCAGGTTTATCGACGGTTTTTAAGCAACTGTCTCCAAAAACCAAAATAATTGGTGTCGAGCCTGAAGGAGCGCCATCGATGTCGGTTTCAATAAAAAACAATAAAAACACGACTTTAAAAAGTATTGAAAAATTTATTGACGGTGCTGCGGTTAAACGTGTTGGCGATTTAACATTCCCAATATGTAAGCAGAATCTCGATGCTATGATTAGCATTCCCGAAGGTAAAGTTTGTCAGACTATTTTAGATTTGTACAACCGAGACGCTATTGTAGTGGAGCCTGCGGGTGCTTTAAGTATATCGGCGTTGGATTTTTATGCCGAAGAAATTAAAGGAAAGCATGTAGTTTGTGTGGTAAGTGGAAGCAATAACGATATTACAAGAACTTCAGAAATTAAAGAACGTGCTTTGCTTTATGCCAATTTAAAGCATTATTTTATTATTAAATTTCCGCAGCGTGCTGGGGCGCTAAAAGAATTTGTAGTTGATATTTTGGGCGAAAACGACGACATCACCTATTTTCAATATGCTAAAAAAACCAATCGTGAAAACGGGTCGGCCGTGGTTGGGATTGAGTTAAAATCGTCATCAGATTTAGAGCCTTTAATCACTAAAATGAAAGCGCAAAATTTTTATGGTGATTACTTAAATAACAAACCCGATTTGTTTCAGTTTTTGGTGTAACTGTTCCTTTACAATTAATCAATATTTTAATTCGAGTAATTCCTTTTCGCTAAAAGTGCCACCATCCTTTGGTTTTGTTTCTCGTAATGATTTTATTTTTTCAATACTAATGTTTTTGGACGTTCTGGAAAAAGCATTGTTCAAGTAACTAATAATATCTTGTAGATCTTTATCGGTGAATTCTGGGTTTCCAGCCAAACCAGGCATGGTTGTATTTAAATCGTACAACTTGCCGTTAACATGGATTGGCCCCGACAAACCATGCAAAATAATTAAGGCTAGCCTTTCGGTCGATCCTGATACGTATTCTGAATTTTTTAAGGGCGGTGCAAGCCCATCAACACCGTCACCATTTATTCCATGGCACGCCGCACATGTTTTTTTATACAGTTTGTATCCAGCAGTACGAGCATCGGTACCCACGGTTGTTTCAGTAAAAATAGCATGCTTTAAATCTTTGCTTTTATTGTTTAATGTTTGAGCTAATAACTCAGATAAAATGGTGTCGGAAGTATCTTTTTTAATGGTATTTAGATAAACCAAAAAGTCCTCCTCAACACCTCTTAAACTATTTATGATGCCCTCTTGATACGCTTTTTCGGCTTCGTGCTTTTGTGATAATTCCAAAATCAAAGGAAAAAATGTTTCGGTTGAAAACGGTATCCATGCTCCTAAAGTGTTGGCTATATACAAATCGATTTCCGTATCGTTTTTTTGAAGCAAATGGCTTATTATTTTTTCAGTTGAATTCAAGTGGTCTGCGGAAGCAAATTGCTCTATCAATGTTAAAGCGTGACTTATAACGTTGCTTCTGCTGTCTGAATATAGTATGTTTTCCAGTACATTATAATCAAGAGCTTGCATCCCATTTAAAGCATGCATGGCATGTATTTGGGCTATGGGATTCGCTTCATCAGCAATTATCTCCTTTAAAAGAGGTATTGTAGATTTGTCTTTTTTAAAAACAAGTAATTGTTGTGCGCGGTCTCTTAGCCAACCATTGGGGCTTTTAAGTAAATCTACTAATGCTTTAGTTTTTAAATCTTCAATTTTAACGGTTTCTTGGAAAGTGCTATTTTCATGGCTTACTTTTAATATGCGGCCCATGCCTATAATGGTATCAAGCTTTTTATCGGCATAATGCTTTTGTAAATACGGGGTTAAAAAAGCTTTGTCCTGTATGATTCCGCGGTGCATATCTACGATATACATGTTTCCATCGGGTCCGTTGAACAGATTTACGGGACGAAATCCTTCATCTGTAGATGCAATAAATTCTTTCTCTGGAATGGCTTGTTTAGCGGTCATTTTGTTGTAAGAAAAGCTTAAAACATGGCGTTTAACCAAATTAGCCTCAGGAGCACACACAAAGGCATTTTCAGTATAGCTTTCCGGGAATTGACCACCTCGATAAACCAATGGCCCGCAGGCCGAGGTAACATTAACCAGAATACTATCTTTATCTAAAACACCTTTTTGATAACCTCGGTTCACAGAAGTTGCATGTAGAGGATATACACGCTGGTCTGGGGTTAGGGTTTTGTTTAGCGTTGCAGTTGGTTTGTAATAAGGGTTTTTAATAACTGTATTTGGCAAAACATAATCGCCAATTAATTGGGTGGAGTTATTGTTGTAGTACAGCCTTCCAAAATTATCTTTGGTTATGCCCCATTGCCCTCGAAACGATGTGGGTTCTTTAATCCACTTCCCATTTTTCATTTGATAGCGAAAATTCGATTTGGCATTATAAATCCAATTATCAATATGCATCATTAATCCATTGGGTTGATGCTCAACATTTCCGCCGTCGGCGTATAAAGAATCCACTAAAACCTTGTTTACAGGCATGTCGTCTTCAATATTTACAAAATACAAATTTGGAGGTTCGGCATACAATAAACCGCCATACACATGGGCGATTGCCCTTGGAAGTATGAGCCCGTCAATAAACACCTTTGAGTGATCGGTGATGCCATCGTGGTCTAAATCTTCTAAAATCGAAATAGTGCCGTTGGGCATGTCGGCGCCACTATCTTCTAAATTCTGCATATAGCCTTTCATTTCAACCACCCACATTCTGCCTTTGTTGTCAAAATCCATGGCTACGGGAGCTTCAATAAAAGGTTCTGAGGCTACAACATCTAAATTAAAACCGGATTCAATATGGTAATTGTCTAGTGAAATTAAAGGCTCATCATACGAAACGGTGTTGCATCCTGTTGCAATTATCGCCAGTGCTAAAGTTGTTAAGATTCTTGAAAGCGGTTTTTTATTTCTCAAAAATTAAAAGATTTTTATTTGTAAATGTGTTATCGAAAAGCTAAAATTCTCTGATTTTTATACTTCTAAAGTGTACGGTATCGCCATGGTCTTGTAATAAAATATGACCGCTTTGCCATTGTCCAAATGCTGGCCAGCCTTTGAATTTACTATAAGCCACAAGTGCTTTGAATATTTGCGAATGCCTATCGTATTCAATCACCTTTTCATTATTTAACCAATGCTCTACGTGCGAACCTTTCACGATAATTCTCGCTTTGTTCCAGTTGCCAACGCCTTTAAAAGTTTTGTTTCTTCCCGGTATCGAAAGGTTTTCTGCTTTAATCAAATCGTAAAGCGACCCCAGGGTTCGGTTTCCATTTGTGCCTGCTTTTGCATCGGGATGGTTTTTATCATCTAAAATTTGAAATTCACATCCAATGGTTAATCCCGTATTTTTATTTAATGGGGTGTTGACAAAATATTTAATGCCACTATTTGCGCCTTTGGTAATTTTGAATTCAAGTTCTAACTCAAAGCTACTGAATTGTTTTTCTGTAACAAGGTCTCTGGGACCTGTTGATTCGTTGCCATCTGTGGCCAAAATAGTTAGTTCACCATTTTTGATTTCCCATCCAGATTCTGGAAAATGATCTTGTTTTGCTCCGCGCCAGCCTTTACCGGTCTTACCATCCCAAAGTAAACGCCAACCTTTATCTTTCTCATTTTGGGTAAGCGTATTTACCAAATAACTCATTTCTTTAACGTCAGGGTTGGCTGGCCATCGTGCCTCATTTAAGTTATCTGTTTTAATTCTAATATTCCGCCATTTAATTTCTTTTCCAGCAAGATTTTCATTGGAACCAATGCCGTGAACTTGCAATGCAATAAAGCCCGATGGTGTTAAATCGTCAACTAAGTTTGAACATGGCACACCATTTATCCAAGTTTTAATGGAGTTGCCAATGGCCTCAATTCTACAGCGATTCCATACCCCATTTTTAAAAGCCTTTCTGCCTTTTGGGTTTAAAGATAATGGGTACAACCAGGCTCTTCGACCTTCATCATAAATACCGCCACTAAAAGCACGATCGCTAGGGTCTAACTCAAATTGATAGCCATGAACCCTTCCGTTGTTATAAGCCTTAAAACTATTGGACCTAAACTGTACTCCAGAATTGATTGATGGATCGACTAACACCTCAAATTCCAAAATAAAATCGTCATATTTTTTTTCAGTAGCTAAAAAACTGTTTGGGATGTTAGTTTTGGTAGTGCCAATTATTTCTCCGTTTTCAACCCTATATTTTGCGGTACCGTTTAGTTGTTTCCAACCTGTTAAATCTTTACCATTAAAAAGGTCTATCCATTCGTTGTTTGAAACTTGCGCGTCAGCTTCATTGTTGCTAAAGCATAAGGTTAAAGCACAAATTAAAGCGTATAATCTAAAGGTTTTAAAATTCACGATAATTTCCATCTAAATATTGATTGGCTTTTTCCTCAGAAAATTTTGCTTTTTCGCTATCCCAATGCAATGTTTCATTAGGAAAACGACCTGCAATAACTCCCAAAAGAATCGTTTCTGTTAATTTCGATGCATAAGAAAAAGGCGCTGTACATTCATCTTTACCTAGGCAGGCATCAACAAACTGATGATAATGTTTTGGGCCTTCAGAAGCGTAATTACGTATGGGTTTGCCCATGTTATTTGCTTTTTCAACCGCTTCAATTTCTGCGGATATGTCAACATATTTCCCATCTACAATTTTTTGTGGTAACTGCATAAAATGAGGTAAAAGTAAGCGGCCTTTTTCGCCAACAAACATGGCGCCCTGTTCTGGTAAAACACCTTTGGAAGCGACTTTGGTTTCAAGCGACATTTTATCTTCTAAATTTTCGTCTTTTGTTTCTGAAGAAGTTTCTTTTTTTGCACCGGGCAATAGTAAATCTTCATGATCTTTTGGAGCTCCGGGGCCATCGTACCAAATCCATTTTAAGGTTTCGGCAGTATGTTTTGTTTGAGGAAACTCATATGTTACTATATTGTTTTCCGGGAAACCAAATCCGTTAGGTTCACGGCATTCGTTTTTTATGGTTTTAGGGACGTCAAGCTCAAGAGCGTTGTACGGTGTATCAAAAATATGAACACCCATATCGCCTAAAGTACCACAGCCGTAATCCATTAATTTACGCCAATTTCCGGGGTGATAAACGTCTTTTTTGTAAGGGCGCTTAGCCGATGTTCCTAGCCATAAATTCCAATCTAAAGTTTCGGGTATGGGGTCGCTACCTTCTGGGGCAGCACCGTCGTAACCCCAATTTTTTGGTGACCAAGCATGTACGGTATGCACTTTTCCTATAATTCCGGATTGGATTAATAAAGTCGCCAACTTATAATCATAGAATGAATGCACTTGAATACCCATTTGTGTTACCAAGTTTTTCTCTTTAGCAAGTTTGCTCATGGCACGGGCTTCGGAGACGTGGTGTGTTAGTGGTTTTTGGCAATACACGGCTTTATTCATATTCATGGCAAGCATAGAAGCTGGAGCGTGCGTGTGGTCTGGGGTTGAAACAACTACCGCATCAATCTCATCGCTCATCTCCTTTAGCATGATTCTGTAATCAGAATATGTTTTTGCATTCGGGAAAAGCTTTTTAGCTTGGTTGAGATAATTTGAATCCACATCACATAATGCTGTAACATCAACTAAAGGATGCGATGCCGTGTCCTTAAGGTCGGCTAATCCCATGTTGCCAACACCAATATGGGCAGTTCTTAGACGGCCATTTTTAGTTTTGGCAGCACTCATTAATAACGAAGGTGCAATGGCTAAACCTGCAACCCCTAATCCGCTTTTTTTTAAAAAGTCTCTTTTGTTCATGTGATGTGTTTTTATAGTTTTTTTATTTTAATATTTCTAAACCAAATAGGACTTGAATGGTCTTGAAGCCCAATAAAGCCTGTTTTATAAATGCCATAATTAGGGCTGTTTTTCCATTTATCAGAATTCTTTTTTTCCTCCCAAGCTTCATCCCATGGGACAAACGACAATAATTTTTTTCCGTTTAACCAATGCTCTACGTTTTCTGGGGTAAATATGATTTTTGAAGTATTCCATTCACCTATAGGGTGTAATATTTTTTGCGATTGGTCTGCAGGGTGCATGGCATAATCCGATCCGGTTCTTTGCAAAGGTTTCAGCTCGCCTGGGTTTTCGGTATAGCCTAAACTTTTATTATAGGCTGTAAGATCGTGTATATCGGCATAGCCTAAGTCGTCAATTAATTGATATTCGGGTGCAATTTCGGGAATGCTACCGTGACCTTCTTTTACATGATAAAAAATACCGCTGTTACCACCTTTTGGTAGCTTCCATTCTACGTGAAGTTCAAAATTATCAAACTCTTCGGCAGCGTAAATAATATCCTTTCCGCCTGTGTAATTTTGTTCTAAGCCCAATTCTGTATCAAAGGTTAACACATTGTCTTTTATAGTCCAACCCGGAGGTAAGGCATCGCCGTTGTAGGCGCGCCATCCATCTAAACTAGAGCCATCAAAAAGATAAATCCATTCGTTGTTTACAGTATTGTTTTCTTCTAATTTTTCACTTTTCTTCTCTCCTTTACAAGCTAGAATTACGAGTGCGATAGATAATGCTAAAATTGCTTTTTTCATGTTTTATAAAAATTTTAGGTAAATATAGTATTAATTTGAATTACTCCATAGTAAGTACCAAATCATCTTGTTTTACCATAGTGCCCGAATTTAAAGTAATCGATTTTATTTTACCTGCATGAGATGCTACAATAGTGGTTTCCATTTTCATGGCTTCAATAATAAATAGCGGTTCGTTCTCTTTAACTTCCTGACCTCGTTTGACCAAAACTTTATATAACGAACCTTGTAAAGGCGCACCTATTTCATTCGCATTTTCAGGATCAACCTTTCTATTTTCCTGCTTTTTTATGTTTAGTTTATTGTCGCGAACTTCAACATATCTGTTTTCCCCATTCACCCTAAAAAACACGAGTCTGATGCCATCTTCATTGGGTTCACTTACTGAAAGTAGTTTTACAATAAGGGTTTTACCAGGTTGTAGCGTAACCAATATTTCTTCGCCGCTCGTTAAGCCATAAAAGAAGCTTTTAGTTGGGAGTCGGCTTAAGCTGCCGTAACGTTTGTATTTGTTATGTGCTTCTTCAAAAACCTTGGGGTATAAACAGTACGACAAAAAGTCTTCAAATTCGATGGGTCTTGTAAACCCTTTTTGGAATTTTTTTGCAAATGCTTTAAATTCCGTGTCAAAATCTATGGGTTTTAAATGGGCGTTAGGTCTGTCTTTATAAGGTTTTTTGTCTTTTAGAATAATCTTCTGAAGTTTTTTAGGAAAGCCACCAACAGGTTGCCCTAAATCGCCTTTAAAGAAATTTATAACAGATTCTGGAAACGAAATTTCATGCCCGCGCTCCATAACTTCTTCGGGGGTTAAATTGTTTGTTACCATAAAAATCGCCATGTCACCAACCACTTTAGAGCTAGGGGTGACTTTTATTAAATCGCCAAACAAGGTATTTACCTCCCCGTACATTTTCTTAACATCATCAAAGCGGTCTGCTAATCCTAAAGCAGTTGCTTGCGGACGTAAGTTTGAATATTGCCCGCCAGGGATTTCATGTTGAAAAACCTCGGCAGTTCCAGACTTTAAACCAGATTCAAACGGATAGTAAAGTTCACGAGTGTCTTCCCAGAAATTTGAAAATTGATTAAGTGTACCCATGTCAAAATGATGGGCTCGTTTTTCATATGTCATCATTTCAACAATGGCATTAAAATTGGGTTGCGAGGTTAACCCCGATAGTCCACCCAGGGCTACGTCAACCACATCCACGCCCGCTTCAATGGCCTTTAAATAGGTGGCTGTTTGTAAAGATGAGGTGTCGTGGGTATGTAATTGAATGGGCAAATTAACGGTGTCTTTTAAAGCGGCGACCAATTCTGTTACGGCATAAGGTTTTAGTAGGCCCGCCATATCTTTAATGGCAATCATGTGGGCACCTGCATTTTCTAAATCTTTGGCGAGTTGTGTATAATATTTTAAGTTGTATTTGGTTTGTTTGGGGTTTAAAATATCGCCTGTATAACTTATCGCTGCTTGAGCAATACCGTCTGTTTTTTTGCGCACGTAAGAAATACTAGGTTCCATAGCGGTAACCCAATTGAGTGAATCGAAAATCCTAAAAACATCAACGCCATTGCCCCATGCCATTTCTACAAAAGCTTCAATTAAATTGTCCGGATATGCTTTGTAACCCACGCCATTTGAACCGCGAAGTAGCATTTGCAATAAAATGTTTGGCGCCGCGGCACGAAGTTCTCTTAATCGACCCCACGGATTTTCGTGTAAAAACCGTAAGCACACATCAAAAGTGGCGCCTCCCCAAACTTCCATACTAAAGGTGTTTGGATGGTTTTTGGCAAAACTTTCGGTCACCTTCAACATATCGTAAGTTCGCATTCTAGTTGCCAATAACGATTGGTGCGCATCGCGCATGGTGGTATCGGTATAATGGATTTTAGTGTCGTTTTTTAACCAGGCGCAAAATTTTTCGGGGCCCAATTCGGTCAACAAATTTTTGGTGCCTTTTGGGTATGCATCAATGTGATTAAATTTTGGCACTTTGGGGTCTCTAAACACTTTTGATGCATCGGTAAATTTTACATCGGGGTTTCCGTTTACCGTAACATCGCCTAAATATTGAGTGATTTTGGTGGTGCGATCTTGCGGTAATTTTATTTTAAATAATGATGGGGTGTTTTGAATAAAATTAACCGTAGCATTGCCTGCTTTAAAGGTTTGGTGCTGAATGACATTTTGAAGAAAATGAATGTTGGTTTTTACACCACGAATACGAAACTCCCTTAAAGCGCGTGTCATTTTTCTAACAGCACCATCTAAAGTTCTGCCCTGCGCTGAAACTTTAACCAACATAGAATCAAAAAATGGACTCACACTGTACGATTGATAAATACTTCCGGCATCTAAACGAATACCCATGCCCGAGGCGCTGCGATAGGTTGAAATAGTGCCGTAATCTGGAGTGAAATTATTTTCAGGATCCTCGGTTGTTAGTCGGCATTGCAAAGCAAAACCATTTGTAGATAAGCTGCCTTGGTCAAATATTTTAATTTGTTTGTCTGATAATTTATAGCCACCAGCCACAAATATTTGGGTTTTTACCAAATCGATGCCTGTTACCATTTCGGTAACCGTGTGTTCCACTTGTATTCGCGGGTTTACTTCAATAAAATAAATATTATAATTTTTGTCCAATAAGAATTCAACGGTGCCAATATTATTATAGCTAACTTCTTTGGCAATGGTAACGGCGTAATTGTAAAGCTCTTGTTTTACGTTTTCGGGCAACCCAAACGATGGCGCGACCTCAACCACTTTTTGATGACGGCGCTGTACCGAGCAATCACGCTCAAATAAATGGCGAATATTACCATGGTTATCAGCAACTATTTGAACTTCAATGTGTTTGGGGTCTTCAACATATTTTTCCAAAAACATGGTGTCATCACCAAAGGCGTTTAAGGCTTCGTTTTTTGCTGAATCAAAATGCTGCTCTAAATCTTCCGCAGTTCTTACAATACGCATACCGCGACCACCACCACCCGAAGCGGCTTTTAGCATTAAAGGGAAGCCAATGCTTTCTGCTTCAGACAAAGCGATTTTTAATGAGGATAACTTCTTTTTATTACTTTCAATAATAGGAACATGGCATTTTACTGCTATCTTTTTAGCCATAATTTTATCGCCCAAAGCATCCATAACTTCTGGTTTCGGACCAATAAAAACAATACCGTTTTCCGCACATTTCCTGGCAAATGTTGAGTTTTCAGATAAAAAACCATAACCCGGATGTATGGCATCTACATTTTTGGATTTTGCCAATCGGATGATGGCCTCAATATCCAAATACGGTTTTAAAGGCTGATTGTTTTCTCCAATTTGATACGATTCATCGGCTTTGTATCGATGTTGCGAGTAGCGGTCTTCGTAAGTGTAAATGGCAACGGTATCAATGTTTATTTCGCTACAAGCTCTTAAAACCCTAATGGCAATTTCACTTCTATTGGCAACTAATATTTTTTTAATTTTCATGGTTTGTTTTTACTGCGTATTTAATTTTATAAAAATATAGGTATTTATAATTAAATGCTATCCATTTTTGAATTAAACGAAGATTTTTGTTAAAAACACTGAATATCTTTCATTTTACATTTTTTGAAAAACCGTATTGCCATAAAAAAAACAGCCGAAAACGTTTGAGCCATAAATATTTTATTAACATGTAATTAAAGTGTTAAGAATATCGTATTTCTTCAAACAAACACCTGTTTTTAAAAGTCTTTAAGGTTAAAAATAAATACCTTAGCATT
Protein-coding regions in this window:
- a CDS encoding Gfo/Idh/MocA family protein, with product MNKRDFLKKSGLGVAGLAIAPSLLMSAAKTKNGRLRTAHIGVGNMGLADLKDTASHPLVDVTALCDVDSNYLNQAKKLFPNAKTYSDYRIMLKEMSDEIDAVVVSTPDHTHAPASMLAMNMNKAVYCQKPLTHHVSEARAMSKLAKEKNLVTQMGIQVHSFYDYKLATLLIQSGIIGKVHTVHAWSPKNWGYDGAAPEGSDPIPETLDWNLWLGTSAKRPYKKDVYHPGNWRKLMDYGCGTLGDMGVHIFDTPYNALELDVPKTIKNECREPNGFGFPENNIVTYEFPQTKHTAETLKWIWYDGPGAPKDHEDLLLPGAKKETSSETKDENLEDKMSLETKVASKGVLPEQGAMFVGEKGRLLLPHFMQLPQKIVDGKYVDISAEIEAVEKANNMGKPIRNYASEGPKHYHQFVDACLGKDECTAPFSYASKLTETILLGVIAGRFPNETLHWDSEKAKFSEEKANQYLDGNYREF
- the ilvC gene encoding ketol-acid reductoisomerase, whose product is MGNYFNTLSLRDKLSQLAKCRFMDSSEFEDGVNALKGKKIVIVGCGAQGLNQGLNMRDSGLDISYALRDAAIAEKRASFVNASENGFTVGTYQELIPTADLVLNLTPDKQHTNVVNTVMPLMKQGATLSYSHGFNIVEEGMEIREDLTVIMVAPKCPGTEVREEYKRGFGVPTLIAVHEENDPEGKGWAQAKAYAVATGGDRAGVLASSFIAEVKSDLMGEQTILCGLLQTGSILCFDKMIEKGIDAGYASKLIQYGWETITEGLKYGGITNMMDRLSNPAKIKAFELSEELKDIMRPLFQKHMDDIIEGRFSAGMMADWANDDKDLLGWRAETAETAFEKTPASDVEISEQEYYDNGVLMVAMVRAGVELAFEAMTESGIIDASAYYESLHETPLIANTIARKKLYEMNSVISDTAEYGCYLFDHACKPLLADFMKKIDTDVIGKTYAADNGEGVDNARLIEVNAALRNHPVEKVGEFLRASMTAMKPIV
- the ilvN gene encoding acetolactate synthase small subunit; its protein translation is MNEDIKTFTFSIYTENTIGLLNRISAIFQRRHINIESLTTSQSEIEGVNRFVIVVNITEEQAKKIIGQFQKQIEVIRAYFHTEEETIYQESGMFKIKSDLLFEEPQIQNIIKESNARIVTVNKAFFVLEKSGRRQEIELLRRELNAFGIMQFVRSGRIAVTKEEMKITEMLKAFNNQ
- a CDS encoding DUF7133 domain-containing protein; this encodes MRNKKPLSRILTTLALAIIATGCNTVSYDEPLISLDNYHIESGFNLDVVASEPFIEAPVAMDFDNKGRMWVVEMKGYMQNLEDSGADMPNGTISILEDLDHDGITDHSKVFIDGLILPRAIAHVYGGLLYAEPPNLYFVNIEDDMPVNKVLVDSLYADGGNVEHQPNGLMMHIDNWIYNAKSNFRYQMKNGKWIKEPTSFRGQWGITKDNFGRLYYNNNSTQLIGDYVLPNTVIKNPYYKPTATLNKTLTPDQRVYPLHATSVNRGYQKGVLDKDSILVNVTSACGPLVYRGGQFPESYTENAFVCAPEANLVKRHVLSFSYNKMTAKQAIPEKEFIASTDEGFRPVNLFNGPDGNMYIVDMHRGIIQDKAFLTPYLQKHYADKKLDTIIGMGRILKVSHENSTFQETVKIEDLKTKALVDLLKSPNGWLRDRAQQLLVFKKDKSTIPLLKEIIADEANPIAQIHAMHALNGMQALDYNVLENILYSDSRSNVISHALTLIEQFASADHLNSTEKIISHLLQKNDTEIDLYIANTLGAWIPFSTETFFPLILELSQKHEAEKAYQEGIINSLRGVEEDFLVYLNTIKKDTSDTILSELLAQTLNNKSKDLKHAIFTETTVGTDARTAGYKLYKKTCAACHGINGDGVDGLAPPLKNSEYVSGSTERLALIILHGLSGPIHVNGKLYDLNTTMPGLAGNPEFTDKDLQDIISYLNNAFSRTSKNISIEKIKSLRETKPKDGGTFSEKELLELKY
- the ilvA gene encoding threonine ammonia-lyase IlvA, with product MNKEKTTYFPNLSDIKQAADTIKNVSAVTPLSLSFRYSDTHNAQVYFKREDLQQVRSYKIRGAYNKISALSKAEAEKGVVCASAGNHAQGVALSCKLLKIKGTIFMPAPTPKQKVEQVKMFGGPYVSIVLEGDTFDDANQLAIAECDQLHKTFIHPFNDKKVIEGQATIALEILEQATAPIDYVFIAVGGGGLAAGLSTVFKQLSPKTKIIGVEPEGAPSMSVSIKNNKNTTLKSIEKFIDGAAVKRVGDLTFPICKQNLDAMISIPEGKVCQTILDLYNRDAIVVEPAGALSISALDFYAEEIKGKHVVCVVSGSNNDITRTSEIKERALLYANLKHYFIIKFPQRAGALKEFVVDILGENDDITYFQYAKKTNRENGSAVVGIELKSSSDLEPLITKMKAQNFYGDYLNNKPDLFQFLV
- a CDS encoding 3-keto-disaccharide hydrolase — its product is MEIIVNFKTFRLYALICALTLCFSNNEADAQVSNNEWIDLFNGKDLTGWKQLNGTAKYRVENGEIIGTTKTNIPNSFLATEKKYDDFILEFEVLVDPSINSGVQFRSNSFKAYNNGRVHGYQFELDPSDRAFSGGIYDEGRRAWLYPLSLNPKGRKAFKNGVWNRCRIEAIGNSIKTWINGVPCSNLVDDLTPSGFIALQVHGIGSNENLAGKEIKWRNIRIKTDNLNEARWPANPDVKEMSYLVNTLTQNEKDKGWRLLWDGKTGKGWRGAKQDHFPESGWEIKNGELTILATDGNESTGPRDLVTEKQFSSFELELEFKITKGANSGIKYFVNTPLNKNTGLTIGCEFQILDDKNHPDAKAGTNGNRTLGSLYDLIKAENLSIPGRNKTFKGVGNWNKARIIVKGSHVEHWLNNEKVIEYDRHSQIFKALVAYSKFKGWPAFGQWQSGHILLQDHGDTVHFRSIKIREF